One Salvia miltiorrhiza cultivar Shanhuang (shh) unplaced genomic scaffold, IMPLAD_Smil_shh original_scaffold_455, whole genome shotgun sequence genomic window, TAGTGCAAGCCCGTCAGAATTAAAGCGTGGGTATTTTACAAGCTAGAGCGGCCGATCTGATAGAAATTTGGGCCTCACTCTAAAATCAATTCGCCTAACCTAGCGCAAAATTTGATTGGGCCTAAATTTCGGAAGCCCAGCCCTGCCTTATAATAAAGCCCGCCTCTTGACCAGATTGGCCCAAATTTGACACCTTATTTGAATATATTGATATTACAAAATTAAATGCAGAAGACTCGATCCATCTCATTTGATATTATTGTTTTGCGGTCGTAATTTCTATTCCACCCGTCCCATTAAAAAtgacatatattttattttggattgtttTACTATAAGTGACAcgttttcataaatgaaaaattTTAATCCATAAAAAAGTGTAGGTCCTACAATTTTCAACCtatttacacattttttttagttttcatgTTGAAATTTTTTGAGTCATTTACAATagaacggagagagtaattaATAACATAAGATTACGTACGCGACGTTACGATTTTAAGCTGCAGTTAAGTTTCCTACAAAGTCTCTAGAAAAGTCATCTTTTTGCTGGCATTAATAATGATGAATTTTGTAATCATGTGATTATCTGCCAAATTACTTTTTCAATCTCTCAAAAACATTTAGTTTTGCAAAAAGTGGGCATTGTTACTTGATTTAGCGTACTAATTAATACTCATATCTAAATATAGAGTCCTAGCAAGCTCATATTTGAGATTCCATTTAGAGATTACTTTACATGAttgataatataaataattgagtatttttatctttaagaattttttattctcactttttcaataaaataattaagggCCTTGAAATATCCCAAAATGTCAATTTATCTAAATAAACATGAGAttagtcttattatttttatctatcaaatttaatccttcaaagtaaacgcccttAAGATTCTACATATTATGGGACATtccattaaatttaaaataataatttagaaaaaaaaaacaaagattaAGCTCGTTATAGATGTCTTCCTGAATGGTTCTACATATTTAGGAAAATAATTTAGGGGAAAAAGTATTTAATACAACAAATTACAAATAGTGCCTAGCATGCATTGTTAAAACAAATTACGATTCTTTGAGCTCTAGCAAATAATCAATACGGAATTGACATTTTAATCCTTCACGTATGTACTCAACTTTGCCTTGCGGAACATCACCAACTCTCTGCGAATCACACAGATTTTACCAGGGTCAAATTGGTAAATTCGAGCCTAATTAATAGATTACTTTGTGGGTGGCTATCAAGATTAAGACAAAGCTTCATTCATGGCGCGAAACATACAGATAGTTCTCGAACAAAATATTTCCACTAATAGAAAGCCAGATTAGCAGAAAATTATTCCCAAAAGTCTTGAAAATCTTGAATGTTCATGCATGTggtcaatctctctctctcattattaactttaatttatctttgtaaacacaaatttatgtatttaatttaataaatacagAATTACATACAACTTTAATATTGTAGATCAAATGTATTTATGTAGATTGCTATCTCTATTTGATCATCTGATTTTTCTTCAAGAAttgattcttttttatttttataaattaacagtattaaataaagaaatttaaagctCGCACCACATAAGAATCCGATTCTTCTTTCtaagttgattttttttttttttgatagattaacaatattaaataaagaaatttaaagccCGCACCGcatgggattcgaacccaagacctttggccttcgGCATTAACCCTTTGCCGCTTagtcaacacacgcacactctTCAAGTTGATTCTTGGATAGTCTTTGATTAGTCCTTGAGATTTGTTGGAGAATATGCCTCCGATCTTCTTGGACTTGGTATTTGAGctttatgatgttgatgtagaGGACCTTCGACTTGTTTCCGGAATAAACGTTGGGTTTAACTTAAGGGTTTGAGCTTTGGAATGTTGGGTTTGACTTGAGGCTTTGAGCTTTAAACAATTGATGCAGATGGTATGCGCCTTATTTCTGGATTGAACGTTGGGCTTGATTTGAACTTTGGGTTGCTTCCATAAAGAACGCTTTGAAACTTGAGCTTTGTGCTTTATAACTTTGATGCGGATTTGACTTGAGGGTTTGAGCTTTGGAACGTTGGGTTTGACTTGAGGCTTTGAGCTTTAAACAATTGATGCAGATGGTCTGCGCCTTATTTCTGGATCGAACGTTGGGCTTGATTTGAGTTTTGGGTTGTTTCCATAAAGAACGCCTTGAAAATTGAGCTTTGTGCTTTATAACGTTGATGCGGGTTTGACTTGAGGGTTTGGGCTTTGGAACGTTGGGTTTGACTTAAGGCTTTGAGCTTTGAAACGTTGATGCAGACTGCTGGACTTGATTTGAGCTTTGGGTTGCTTCCACGAAGAACGCATTGAATCTTAAGCTTTGTACTTTATAACGTTGATGCAGAGGGTCTTCGCCTTATCTGAATCGAACGTTGGGCTTGACTTAAGCTTTGCGCTGCTTCCATGAAGAACGCCTTGAACCTTGATGAGACACCTTGAATATTGGAGAGAATTCTCCTCCAATTTTCGAGCTCTTAAATTATGATTTGATGTGTTTATAACTGATATGAAGACCATTATTTATAATTGTAGGAAGAGCCATACTTTGGGCCAGAGCCCGTATGATTATGGGCCTAAAGCTGATGTGTCAAGATTTCATTTATTCTTGAAGattgatatatatcaatattaagATTTGACTTCTTGTCAAAAATATTGATCTCTATTTTTAAGATATAGTAATATCTTTATTAGtaatatatcatatttaatcttggatttaataaatttctcaaattaaataaaatataaaatcaataaatatttatgaaaatCGTGTGCCTACAGTCTTAATCATACACGATActaattagtaatatttttacAACTAAATCAATTTGTTAGATGAAATTAGTAGTTTGGTCGACTCATCTTTTATGCATAATATTGGACGGGTTTAGCACTTGCTTTGTCAATGTCACTTAGTTGGTATGTGAGCTTTTGTTATTTTCAGGTCACTTTTGCTAAACCGACTGATTTTGATGGatgcttaattaaattaattaaaaaaagacaTTGGTCAATATTATTGGTCTAGCTGCTACGCGATTAACCTGTGTTTCTTTTTCTCCAGATATAATAGGCAATGTGCATACAATATGCAAGTACGTACTTGGACTACGcttgtcaattaattaattgatatgtatgttatataatatatatacttgaaaATCAAGCTTGAGACCGTGTGAGACTAGCTAATCAGATAAATTAATagtttagaaattaattatttttaagttttatttttgcGAGGCAAGATTAGTGTGTAGTTTTTGACGTCATTGAGTGGTTTAGTTGGTGATACAGACAATcttgtaattaaaaaatcataaatttaaattctattgaaaattttatagatcAATTTGCATATCAATAAATATAGCAGAATGTATGTTGTGACAGTGTCAAAGTTGCTAACTCAGATGCATTTATATATAGAGCAAAAATCCATCGATTTACTCACATCTATCACAACAATGTGAGACTTTAATTGCAGAAACAATAATTCAAGTGGTTGGTTAACTAATCTTGATTTTTCACAATTCTAGTGCTTTCTCGATGCTATTTAATTAGTTACAATAGTTCGATATCATAAACATGTGAGTTGCTCGAAATGTGGCTACACATCATTTGTTACATAAATTTTGTACCTTTTGTGGTCCTAGCTTTTGCCTCACAAAAAATGGTATTGGAATACATTTATTATGTgtgatataattaataaataaagaaaattattttttgataaactagctgactttgaaattatttcatcattttaatgtttcaaatatttataattaattataaatatgttttatatgtttataataaattttgtttTGTGTATGGTATTTATTTTAAGGTGGAATTTCTCAACTGATAAATGATAGTTTTGCTTTTAACTTTGGTTTCACGTCCAAATATATGGTGATATTAATTGCATCTTGTTGGGACACACGTTCATATgtattttaacttttttttaaatgtactTTTGTATATTTGTGAAGCTCGATCGTTAATTCCAGATGATGTATCAAACTGGACGAAGAGGTCCACAAGGCTAGATATAAATTGTTGTAAAACGATGAAGCCAATATGAAAAAATGATGAAGTCATAACATgttgaaaaaaatttaaaagttaaTTCTTACATTATTACTACAATCTAAGaactgaaaaatatatattctcattttataagatacaaatattttttatttgaactaAACTCTAATAAAAAGAGAGTGATTCAAACAAATCCAAATTGATTGGAGTAAAGTGTGTCTTAGTCACAAATTGCACTTCGTTGTCATTctgaaaaatattactccctccgtcccattaaagttggccacattcttttcggcacggagattaagaaagggaTAGTTAGTGGAGATTAAGGGTGGTCCCCTCAAATTTGATGTACTTtttgaaacttaattaaattgttAATTTCAACTAACTTAACAAccacctttttcactttttataaatttaatttattttatttattaaattaaaaccaatattttcagttttattttattcactcattacatttaattaaattaaacaaaattattttatttagttgtaTTCACGTGTAattttcagttttattttattcaatcatTTAACTTATTCAATCTACCCATTATATTTAAGGAAATCAATATTTTAAACAATGAGAAAACTTAAACATAAACACTTGCAATGAAAAAAGCGGCTGTTAGATAAACTAATTTAATAATGCACACATTTTGGACTGTTAGATAAACTAAAAAGGCGGCAGTACATAATTTTGTTTTGCCACCAAAAATTTTCGGTGCACTAACACAACTAAAAAGGCGGCAGAACATCTATAAAAACAAGGGCTgattcatttttacaaattcagCCGATTCCAAAAATCCACCAAAAATTCAGAAAAACACATCTACCAATGAGACCTCCTAAGGATCTCTCTAACCAAGATCGAAATAAGATTGTGCAATATCTTCTTGCCAACTTGAAGAATGGCAAGCCTCGGTACGGAGCCATGAAGGAGGCGGCATCCCTTTTCAACACATCACAACGTATGATTACTCGTCTTTGGGCGGCTGCAAAAAAACAAAAGGAGAATGGTCAAGAAATTTATCTAGCCAATGCCAAACCAGGTGcaacaagaagaaaaagaataCAAGTCGACATAGAGCTCGTACAAAGTCTGGAGCTACAAAAAAGATCAACCATACGACGACTCGCAGTGGGGATTAATCAAAGCAAATCAACTGTTTGGAGGTGGGTAAACAAAGGGCTGATCAGAGCGCATTCTAGTGCTATTAAGCCCGACTTAACAGCACCAAACAAGTTATTGCGACTACGGTTCTCACTAGAGGCTTTGGAATTTGATCACATTATGTCGGCTGTGAAGTTTAAGACTATGGACAACACCATTCATGTGGATGAGAAGTGGTTTTACATCACAAAGGCATCAAACAGATTTTACCTAACACCGGGAGAGGGAGATCCTCACCGCACGTGCAAGAGTAAGGCTTTCATAAAGAAGGTAATGTTTGTGTGTGCATTTTGTAGGCCGGTGTTTTCAAATTCTGGTGAGTGCCTATTTGATGGGAAGATTGGAATCTTCCCACTAATAGAACAACTTCCAGCCAAGAGAAACAGCAAGAACAGACCGGCTGGAACTATGGAAACAAAGCCTATACAGTCCGTGACCAAGGAAATCATGAAAGGGTGCTACATAAATCAGGTATGCAAAAATGCAGCTCAAGTATGCAAAGAATGTGGATGtgatatgtattttattttcaaataaaattgagACTGTTCTTTTATCTTTAATACAGCTTCTACCAGCAATATATCAAAAGTGGTCTGAATTTGGAAGTAAATTGATCTATATTCAGCAAGATAATGCGAAGCCCCATATACTAGACTCAGACCCTGAATTTAGGGCTGCAGCCACAGCTCATGGATTTGACATAAGAATAGTTCAACAACCACCAAACAGTCCGGACACAAATGTGAACGACCTGGGATGGTTTAGAGCTATTCAGAGCATACAAGAAGAGCATGCATGTTACAGTTGTGATGATATAGTGAAGGCTGTTGAGGCATCATATGC contains:
- the LOC131004770 gene encoding uncharacterized protein LOC131004770, with the protein product MRPPKDLSNQDRNKIVQYLLANLKNGKPRYGAMKEAASLFNTSQRMITRLWAAAKKQKENGQEIYLANAKPGATRRKRIQVDIELVQSLELQKRSTIRRLAVGINQSKSTVWRWVNKGLIRAHSSAIKPDLTAPNKLLRLRFSLEALEFDHIMSAVKFKTMDNTIHVDEKWFYITKASNRFYLTPGEGDPHRTCKSKAFIKKVMFVCAFCRPVFSNSGECLFDGKIGIFPLIEQLPAKRNSKNRPAGTMETKPIQSVTKEIMKGCYINQLLPAIYQKWSEFGSKLIYIQQDNAKPHILDSDPEFRAAATAHGFDIRIVQQPPNSPDTNVNDLGWFRAIQSIQEEHACYSCDDIVKAVEASYAALSPHTLNKVFLSLQSCMVEIMKQRGHNAYKIPHMRKDALMRAGELPRDWRFLRIWWKSALLT